Below is a genomic region from Caretta caretta isolate rCarCar2 chromosome 18, rCarCar1.hap1, whole genome shotgun sequence.
AGTCTgggggggagagtgtgggggggtcCACGTGTTGCCCATCTTCCCCCCCcacatgtgtcccgatattttaaTTCttgcatctggtcaccctaggtgcaAGCCTCAGCCTCTCCCCCGTCCGAGTCTCTCCCCTGGCACAGGGGCAGGCGGCCCCGCAGCGGGTGCTGCTCACGCTGACTCGGCAGCGAGGGAGCTGCTGGCACGGCTCCGTGAGCGAAGAGAAAGAGGTGGAGGGACCAGGGCATGAAGCCGCCGCTGAGGGGACTTGTGGCGCCCTCACTGTGCTCGGAGAGGAAGAGTCTCCCAGCCTGCTACCCGTCCCAGACTCCATCCAGGACATTCTGCGGGAAGGGGGCAGGACTGCTGCGATTCCTGCCTAATCCTCAGGGCCGTGCAAGGTGCTGAGGGTGGGGCCTGTGGCTGAGGGGCAGAAGCCATTGTGGGGGCCGAGGTTTGCCCTGCTCGCTCGGGAGGAGGGAGGTGTGAGGGCTGGGCCTGGCCTGGTGCTGCTCTAGAAGGGGGTGCCCATAGCAGCCTTGGGCCTGGTTCTCGCCTCGGCCTCTGAGGAGGCGTCGGTGTCTCTCCCTGCCACGATGAAGCTGCTGCGGCTCCTGTGTCGCCACAAGACAGCGCTGGGCCTCGGTGGCCTGGCGCTCTTCGCTGTAGTCCTGCTCTACCTGGCCAAGTGCACCTCAGAGAGCCTCAGGCCCTTGCCAGGTCGAGGTCTGCCCCACAACCAGGCACTGCAGCCGCCCCGCGGTGGAGTGGGAGCCGGGCCGCCCCTACTGGCAGCCCCGCTGCCCCCTGAGGAGACGGCTTTCCTGGCTGTCCTCATCGCCAGCGGCCCCAAGTATACAGAGCGCCGCAGCATCATCCGCAGCACCTGGCTCTCGATGGCTGGCCGGCCCCCTCAGGATGACATCTGGTGTCGTTTCGTGATTGGCACaggcagcctggctggggaggagctTCACAGCTTAGAGTTGGAGCAGAGCCGTCACCGAGACCTGCTGTTGCTGCCTGAGCTTCGTGATTCCTATGAGAACCTGACTACCAAGGTCCTGGCAATGTATGTCTGGCTTGATCTGCACTTGGACTTCCGCTTTGTCCTCAAGGCTGATGATGACACCTTTGTACGCCTGGACGTACTCgtggaagagctgagggccaagGAGCCACGTCGTCTCTACTGGGGCTTCTTTTCTGGCCGTGGTCGAGTGAAGTCGGGTGGCAAATGGAAAGAGAGCACTTGGCTCCTATGCGACTACTACCTGCCTTACGCCCTGGGTGGTGGCTATGTGCTGTCTGCAGACCTGGTGCATTACCTGCGACTCAGCCAAGACTATTTCAACATGTGGCAGAGTGAAGATGTCTCGCTGGGGGCTTGGCTGGCTCCTGTTGATGTGAAGAGGGTGCATGACCCACGTTTTGACACTGAGTACAAGTCACGGGGCTGCAACAATAAGTATATTGTCACTCACAAGCAGAGCATTGAGGACATGTTAGAGAAGCATCAGACTTTGGCCAAAGAAGGGAAGCTCTGCAAGGAGGAGGTTAAGCTCAGGCTATCCTACATGTATGACTGGGGAGTGCCTCCTTCACAGTGTTGCCAAAGGAAAGATGGCATCCCCTGAAAGTTTTGGAAAAAGGAAGGGCAAAGTGTCAAAGGATAAC
It encodes:
- the B3GALT6 gene encoding beta-1,3-galactosyltransferase 6, encoding MKLLRLLCRHKTALGLGGLALFAVVLLYLAKCTSESLRPLPGRGLPHNQALQPPRGGVGAGPPLLAAPLPPEETAFLAVLIASGPKYTERRSIIRSTWLSMAGRPPQDDIWCRFVIGTGSLAGEELHSLELEQSRHRDLLLLPELRDSYENLTTKVLAMYVWLDLHLDFRFVLKADDDTFVRLDVLVEELRAKEPRRLYWGFFSGRGRVKSGGKWKESTWLLCDYYLPYALGGGYVLSADLVHYLRLSQDYFNMWQSEDVSLGAWLAPVDVKRVHDPRFDTEYKSRGCNNKYIVTHKQSIEDMLEKHQTLAKEGKLCKEEVKLRLSYMYDWGVPPSQCCQRKDGIP